The following are encoded together in the Babylonia areolata isolate BAREFJ2019XMU chromosome 18, ASM4173473v1, whole genome shotgun sequence genome:
- the LOC143292057 gene encoding uncharacterized protein LOC143292057 isoform X1: MAAVYYFQQRRRKRIRSFGVEGADEFDTYSQDQADNTADVSVIAVSSTPLPPVTEQPCRSATVTSAQENYETTVHNISVPLEPGPSVVMLPDLDTEDDGGQSCAVSPIPFMGTPVATCSSQSNTPSSRKVQESSFPTPQPSTSRAPSSSSSTSTSLPQDPPRTSKKRKHPSQQSDPSEESETELNKQFLKTQIQKNKEQTTLIILQQKKTELELRKLELQMAQFESLQPSVANDFLNG, translated from the exons GTGCAGATGAATTTGACACATACTCACAGGACCAAGCTGATAACACCGCTG aTGTATCTGTCATAGCTGTGTCATCAACTCCATTACCACCAG TGACAGAACAGCCATGCAGATCAGCTACGGTTACCTCTGCACAAGAAAATTATGAAACAACTGTCCACAACATAAGTGTGCCACTAG AGCCTGGACCCAGTGTTGTCATGTTGCCAGACCTGGACACCGAGGATGATGGTGGACAAAGCTGTGCAGTCAGTCCAATACCATTCATGGGCACACCAGTCGCCACATGCTCTTCGCAGTCTAATACCCCTAGCAGTAGGAAGGTCCAAGAGTCTTCATTCCCAACACCGCAGCCTTCTACATCACGGgccccttcttcatcttcctccacaTCCACCAGCCTTCCACAGGATCCTCCAAGAACCAGTAAGAAGCGGAAGCACCCATCCCAGCAGTCAGATCCATCTGAGGAATCTGAAACAGAGTTAAATAAACAGTTTTTGAAAACTCAGATACAGAAGAATAAAGAACAGACAACACTAATTATACTGCAGCAGAAGAAAACAGAACTAGAACTCAGGAAATTAGAACTCCAGATGGCTCAGTTCGAGTCCCTTCAGCCCTCAGTTGCAAATGATTTTTTGAATGGTTAA
- the LOC143292057 gene encoding uncharacterized protein LOC143292057 isoform X2, translated as MAAVYYFQQRRRKRIRSFGVEGADEFDTYSQDQADNTAVTEQPCRSATVTSAQENYETTVHNISVPLEPGPSVVMLPDLDTEDDGGQSCAVSPIPFMGTPVATCSSQSNTPSSRKVQESSFPTPQPSTSRAPSSSSSTSTSLPQDPPRTSKKRKHPSQQSDPSEESETELNKQFLKTQIQKNKEQTTLIILQQKKTELELRKLELQMAQFESLQPSVANDFLNG; from the exons GTGCAGATGAATTTGACACATACTCACAGGACCAAGCTGATAACACCGCTG TGACAGAACAGCCATGCAGATCAGCTACGGTTACCTCTGCACAAGAAAATTATGAAACAACTGTCCACAACATAAGTGTGCCACTAG AGCCTGGACCCAGTGTTGTCATGTTGCCAGACCTGGACACCGAGGATGATGGTGGACAAAGCTGTGCAGTCAGTCCAATACCATTCATGGGCACACCAGTCGCCACATGCTCTTCGCAGTCTAATACCCCTAGCAGTAGGAAGGTCCAAGAGTCTTCATTCCCAACACCGCAGCCTTCTACATCACGGgccccttcttcatcttcctccacaTCCACCAGCCTTCCACAGGATCCTCCAAGAACCAGTAAGAAGCGGAAGCACCCATCCCAGCAGTCAGATCCATCTGAGGAATCTGAAACAGAGTTAAATAAACAGTTTTTGAAAACTCAGATACAGAAGAATAAAGAACAGACAACACTAATTATACTGCAGCAGAAGAAAACAGAACTAGAACTCAGGAAATTAGAACTCCAGATGGCTCAGTTCGAGTCCCTTCAGCCCTCAGTTGCAAATGATTTTTTGAATGGTTAA
- the LOC143292057 gene encoding uncharacterized protein LOC143292057 isoform X3 yields MAAVYYFQQRRRKRIRSFGVEDVSVIAVSSTPLPPVTEQPCRSATVTSAQENYETTVHNISVPLEPGPSVVMLPDLDTEDDGGQSCAVSPIPFMGTPVATCSSQSNTPSSRKVQESSFPTPQPSTSRAPSSSSSTSTSLPQDPPRTSKKRKHPSQQSDPSEESETELNKQFLKTQIQKNKEQTTLIILQQKKTELELRKLELQMAQFESLQPSVANDFLNG; encoded by the exons aTGTATCTGTCATAGCTGTGTCATCAACTCCATTACCACCAG TGACAGAACAGCCATGCAGATCAGCTACGGTTACCTCTGCACAAGAAAATTATGAAACAACTGTCCACAACATAAGTGTGCCACTAG AGCCTGGACCCAGTGTTGTCATGTTGCCAGACCTGGACACCGAGGATGATGGTGGACAAAGCTGTGCAGTCAGTCCAATACCATTCATGGGCACACCAGTCGCCACATGCTCTTCGCAGTCTAATACCCCTAGCAGTAGGAAGGTCCAAGAGTCTTCATTCCCAACACCGCAGCCTTCTACATCACGGgccccttcttcatcttcctccacaTCCACCAGCCTTCCACAGGATCCTCCAAGAACCAGTAAGAAGCGGAAGCACCCATCCCAGCAGTCAGATCCATCTGAGGAATCTGAAACAGAGTTAAATAAACAGTTTTTGAAAACTCAGATACAGAAGAATAAAGAACAGACAACACTAATTATACTGCAGCAGAAGAAAACAGAACTAGAACTCAGGAAATTAGAACTCCAGATGGCTCAGTTCGAGTCCCTTCAGCCCTCAGTTGCAAATGATTTTTTGAATGGTTAA
- the LOC143292057 gene encoding uncharacterized protein LOC143292057 isoform X4, translating into MAAVYYFQQRRRKRIRSFGVEVTEQPCRSATVTSAQENYETTVHNISVPLEPGPSVVMLPDLDTEDDGGQSCAVSPIPFMGTPVATCSSQSNTPSSRKVQESSFPTPQPSTSRAPSSSSSTSTSLPQDPPRTSKKRKHPSQQSDPSEESETELNKQFLKTQIQKNKEQTTLIILQQKKTELELRKLELQMAQFESLQPSVANDFLNG; encoded by the exons TGACAGAACAGCCATGCAGATCAGCTACGGTTACCTCTGCACAAGAAAATTATGAAACAACTGTCCACAACATAAGTGTGCCACTAG AGCCTGGACCCAGTGTTGTCATGTTGCCAGACCTGGACACCGAGGATGATGGTGGACAAAGCTGTGCAGTCAGTCCAATACCATTCATGGGCACACCAGTCGCCACATGCTCTTCGCAGTCTAATACCCCTAGCAGTAGGAAGGTCCAAGAGTCTTCATTCCCAACACCGCAGCCTTCTACATCACGGgccccttcttcatcttcctccacaTCCACCAGCCTTCCACAGGATCCTCCAAGAACCAGTAAGAAGCGGAAGCACCCATCCCAGCAGTCAGATCCATCTGAGGAATCTGAAACAGAGTTAAATAAACAGTTTTTGAAAACTCAGATACAGAAGAATAAAGAACAGACAACACTAATTATACTGCAGCAGAAGAAAACAGAACTAGAACTCAGGAAATTAGAACTCCAGATGGCTCAGTTCGAGTCCCTTCAGCCCTCAGTTGCAAATGATTTTTTGAATGGTTAA